In one window of Zingiber officinale cultivar Zhangliang chromosome 11A, Zo_v1.1, whole genome shotgun sequence DNA:
- the LOC122031636 gene encoding alpha-terpineol synthase, chloroplastic-like, whose translation MDPALLLLAKLDFNALQNIYKRELNELSRWWTDLGLPQKLPFFRDRLTENYLWTVGWAMEPDCWAFRELQTKTNCFITMIDDVYDVYGTLHELELFTDIMERWDVNAIDKLPEYMKICFLAVFNTVNDVGYEVMRDKGVDIIPYLKRAWAELCKIYMREARWYHAGHTPTLDEYLDGAWISISGALILSTAYCMGKDLTKEDLDKFSTYPSIVQPSCMLLRLHDDFGTSTDELARGDVQKAVQCCMHERKVPEAVAREHIKQVMEAKWRELNGNRVATSSFEEYFQNVAINVPRAAQFFYGKGDGYAHSDGETQKQVMSLLIEPVQL comes from the exons AATGAACTCTCAAG ATGGTGGACGGATCTCGGGCTTCCCCAGAAGCTGCCATTTTTCAGAGACAGACTGACCGAGAACTACTTATGGACCGTCGGCTGGGCAATGGAGCCAGATTGCTGGGCTTTCAGGGAGTTGCAAACAAAGACCAATTGCTTCATAACAATGATCGATGACGTTTACGACGTGTATGGAACGCTCCATGAGCTAGAACTATTCACCGATATAATGGAgag ATGGGATGTTAACGCAATTGATAAGCTCCCAGAGTACATGAAGATATGTTTTCTAGCCGTCTTCAACACGGTAAATGATGTAGGCTACGAAGTCATGAGAGACAAGGGAGTAGACATAATACCTTACCTCAAGAGGGCG TGGGCAGAATTGTGCAAAATATACATGAGGGAAGCCAGATGGTATCACGCAGGGCATACACCGACGCTGGATGAGTATTTAGACGGCGCATGGATATCGATATCAGGGGCTTTGATATTGTCCACAGCTTACTGCATGGGCAAAGATCTCACGAAGGAGGACTTGGATAAGTTCTCCACTTACCCTTCCATCGTGCAACCCTCCTGTATGCTTCTCCGACTCCATGACGATTTTGGAACCTCGACG GATGAGCTAGCGAGAGGAGATGTGCAGAAGGCGGTGCAGTGCTGCATGCACGAGAGGAAGGTGCCGGAGGCAGTTGCCCGTGAGCATATCAAGCAAGTGATGGAGGCGAAATGGAGGGAGCTGAACGGGAACAGGGTGGCTACGTCGTCTTTCGAAGAATATTTCCAGAATGTGGCGATCAATGTCCCTCGAGCGGCGCAATTCTTCTATGGAAAAGGAGATGGATATGCGCATTCGGATGGAGAAACCCAGAAACAAGTCATGTCGTTGTTGATCGAACCTGTCCAGCTTTGA